A genomic window from Pseudomonas leptonychotis includes:
- the prmA gene encoding 50S ribosomal protein L11 methyltransferase: MPWLQVRLAITPEQAETYEDALLEVGAVSVTFMDAEDQPIFEPDLGTTPLWSHTHLLALFEADTDENAVFAHLKLLTDAELPEHHAEVIADQDWERSWMDGFQPMRFGQRLWIVPSWHAAPEPDAVNLLLDPGLAFGTGTHPTTALCLEWLDGQNLQDCSVIDFGCGSGILAIAALLLGAPHAVGTDIDIQAIEASRDNAGRNGIDPARFPLYLPENMPQEPADVVVANILAGPLVALAPQITRLVKANGRLALSGILAEQAEEVRAAYDEAFILDPTADKDGWVRISGVRR; encoded by the coding sequence ATGCCCTGGTTACAAGTCCGTCTCGCCATCACCCCGGAGCAGGCCGAAACCTACGAAGACGCGCTACTGGAAGTGGGCGCCGTCTCGGTGACCTTTATGGACGCCGAAGACCAGCCGATTTTCGAGCCGGACCTGGGCACCACTCCACTGTGGTCGCACACCCACTTGCTCGCCCTGTTTGAAGCCGATACCGACGAAAACGCGGTATTTGCCCATCTAAAGCTGCTGACCGACGCCGAGCTGCCCGAGCATCACGCTGAAGTGATTGCCGACCAGGACTGGGAACGCAGCTGGATGGATGGTTTCCAGCCGATGCGCTTCGGCCAGCGCCTGTGGATCGTGCCCAGCTGGCATGCCGCTCCCGAGCCGGACGCCGTTAACCTGCTGCTCGACCCAGGCCTCGCATTCGGTACCGGCACCCACCCCACCACCGCACTGTGCCTGGAATGGCTAGACGGTCAGAACCTGCAAGATTGCAGCGTGATCGACTTCGGTTGCGGTTCGGGCATCCTCGCCATTGCCGCCCTGCTACTCGGCGCACCGCACGCGGTGGGCACCGACATCGACATCCAAGCCATCGAGGCCTCGCGTGATAATGCCGGGCGCAATGGCATTGATCCCGCGCGCTTCCCGCTCTACCTGCCCGAGAACATGCCACAAGAGCCTGCCGACGTGGTGGTGGCCAACATTCTCGCCGGCCCCCTGGTGGCGCTCGCGCCGCAGATCACCCGTTTGGTCAAGGCCAACGGCCGCCTGGCGCTGTCAGGCATCCTGGCCGAACAAGCCGAAGAGGTGCGTGCCGCCTACGACGAGGCCTTTATCCTCGACCCTACGGCCGATAAAGATGGCTGGGTGCGCATCAGCGGCGTACGCCGCTAA
- a CDS encoding protein-disulfide reductase DsbD, protein MHRLLSLILLLVVLPASASLFDKPPAPAQLGAPLNNSADFLPVSEAFKLSLISSSSESIKVRFVAAEGYYLYRHRFSFSSEPADLRLGQAILPAGQAKHDEFFGDVEVYYEVLDVEVPVDNPDNRPFNLSVNYQGCADKGLCYPPETEVLAIGGGAIANNDATDTTTPWRWTDLALFFLGGLALTFTPCVLPMLPILTGVVLRGRPGGLRSLVLSLAYVLPMALSFAILGALMGLFGAELNLQARLQSPWVLVPFAIFFALFGAASLGFLELRLPAAIDGPLQRLSQRLKGGTIVSAAALGVLSSVLVSPCVSAPLAGALLYISASGDALGGGLKLLALGLGMGAPLVLFAVGGGTLLPKSGTWMITVRNLFGALLMAVAIWLLERVVPGPVSLALWGLLAAGVALWLGTLELTPKTHHQKFAQLLGLPLLIYALVAWVGALQGQDDPLRPLGRMVSSTAATQVHSGQWQTISTPAELDAALLTAKNSSKPLLLDWYADWCISCKVIEREVLAAPEVGRQLSDYQLVRFDITASNPEQRALLDRYQLFGPPAILLFDTKGDEWLDLRVVGEVDAATFAARLTTARERF, encoded by the coding sequence ATGCACCGTTTACTCAGCCTAATTCTGCTTCTGGTCGTACTACCTGCCAGCGCCAGCTTGTTCGACAAGCCGCCCGCCCCGGCACAACTGGGTGCGCCGCTCAACAACAGCGCCGATTTCTTGCCGGTGAGCGAAGCATTCAAGCTGAGCCTGATCAGCAGCTCCAGCGAGTCAATCAAAGTGCGCTTTGTCGCCGCCGAGGGCTATTACCTCTACCGGCATCGCTTCAGCTTCAGCAGTGAGCCGGCCGATCTCCGCCTGGGCCAAGCCATTCTGCCGGCAGGCCAGGCCAAGCACGATGAGTTCTTCGGTGATGTCGAGGTGTATTACGAGGTGCTCGATGTCGAGGTGCCGGTCGACAATCCCGATAACCGGCCCTTCAACCTCAGCGTCAACTATCAGGGCTGCGCAGACAAAGGCCTGTGCTACCCGCCCGAAACTGAAGTGTTGGCGATTGGCGGCGGCGCAATCGCCAACAACGACGCAACTGATACCACAACGCCATGGCGCTGGACCGACCTGGCACTGTTCTTCCTCGGCGGTCTGGCGCTGACCTTCACGCCTTGCGTGCTGCCAATGCTGCCGATCCTCACCGGTGTAGTGCTGCGCGGACGACCAGGCGGCCTACGCAGCCTGGTGCTATCGCTGGCCTACGTACTGCCGATGGCCCTGAGCTTTGCCATCCTCGGCGCGTTGATGGGGCTGTTTGGCGCCGAACTCAATTTGCAAGCACGCCTGCAATCGCCCTGGGTACTGGTGCCTTTTGCGATTTTCTTCGCGCTGTTCGGTGCCGCTAGCCTGGGCTTCCTCGAACTGCGCCTGCCGGCCGCCATTGACGGCCCGCTACAGCGCCTGAGCCAGCGTTTGAAAGGCGGCACGATCGTGAGCGCAGCGGCCCTGGGCGTGCTCTCCAGCGTGCTGGTTTCACCCTGCGTATCCGCGCCGCTGGCAGGCGCACTGCTGTATATCAGCGCGAGCGGCGACGCTCTCGGCGGCGGTCTTAAACTGCTGGCGCTGGGCTTGGGCATGGGCGCGCCGCTGGTGTTGTTTGCCGTCGGCGGCGGCACCCTGCTGCCAAAATCCGGTACCTGGATGATTACGGTGCGCAACCTGTTTGGTGCGCTACTAATGGCGGTGGCGATCTGGCTGCTCGAACGCGTGGTGCCCGGCCCGGTCAGCCTGGCCCTGTGGGGGCTGCTGGCCGCAGGCGTGGCCCTCTGGCTCGGTACGCTGGAGCTCACACCAAAAACCCATCACCAAAAATTTGCACAGCTGCTTGGCCTGCCACTGCTGATCTACGCCCTAGTCGCCTGGGTTGGCGCGCTGCAGGGGCAGGATGATCCACTGCGTCCACTCGGACGCATGGTCAGCAGCACCGCCGCCACTCAGGTGCACTCAGGCCAGTGGCAAACCATCAGCACGCCTGCCGAGCTAGACGCGGCGCTGCTCACAGCCAAGAACAGTAGCAAGCCGCTGCTGCTCGATTGGTACGCCGATTGGTGCATCAGCTGCAAAGTGATCGAACGCGAAGTGTTGGCAGCCCCCGAGGTCGGCCGCCAGCTGAGCGACTATCAACTGGTACGTTTCGACATCACCGCAAGCAACCCTGAACAACGCGCCCTACTCGACCGCTACCAGCTGTTTGGCCCCCCGGCTATTTTGCTATTCGACACCAAGGGTGACGAATGGCTGGATTTGCGTGTCGTAGGGGAAGTGGATGCGGCGACCTTTGCCGCCCGCCTAACCACCGCGCGCGAACGATTTTAG
- a CDS encoding NUDIX hydrolase, which yields MAWSAAEVAHRAASDAERIAWVDEHDRPLGGVLRSELRARHLLGRGTYILLFNSAGLLCVHRRTLSKALYPGYWDVAAGGMVLEGESYTDSAARELAEELGIEGAPLVEHAHFLYDAPESRLWCMAYSTVSDAPLVLQPEEVLEARFISIEQALDETQHLPYCPDSLAALQRYLDAVA from the coding sequence GTGGCCTGGTCCGCTGCTGAGGTGGCGCACCGCGCCGCCTCCGATGCCGAGCGCATCGCCTGGGTCGACGAACACGATCGTCCGCTCGGCGGTGTGTTGCGCAGCGAGCTGCGCGCACGGCATTTGCTCGGGCGCGGCACCTACATCTTGTTGTTCAACAGCGCCGGCCTGCTCTGCGTGCATCGCCGTACCTTGAGCAAGGCGCTGTATCCCGGTTACTGGGACGTGGCCGCCGGCGGCATGGTGCTCGAAGGCGAAAGCTATACTGACTCCGCTGCCCGCGAACTGGCTGAAGAGCTGGGTATCGAAGGTGCGCCGCTGGTCGAGCATGCGCATTTTCTCTACGACGCGCCGGAAAGTCGCTTGTGGTGCATGGCCTATTCGACGGTGTCCGATGCGCCGTTGGTGTTACAGCCTGAAGAGGTGCTGGAAGCGCGCTTTATCTCCATCGAGCAGGCGCTGGACGAGACCCAGCACTTGCCATATTGCCCTGACTCGCTGGCCGCCTTGCAGCGTTATCTGGATGCCGTTGCGTAA
- a CDS encoding DUF2333 family protein, whose translation MLDWKNRTAGASDGAAGTANTSPSKSTGGWAVRLVGGLLGLYLLLALVIGWYWSQEPAQFSVQERAEAASQARGHKLVNGYTTGETLKQVANTLLKKPGGYLSNDLAPPGLWLDNMPSWEFGVLVQVRDMSRALRKDFTRSQSQSTEDPDLAKAEPRFHFDNKSWALPASEAEYAEGIKSLDRYLERLSDPSKGNAQFYTRADNLNNWLGDAATRLGSLSQRLSASVGRVRLNTNEVDPVLADGMVQADFVEGVDYETPWLQIDNVFYEARGQAWALAHLLRAIEVDFADVLAKKNATVSVRQIIRELEAAQEPLWSPMILNGSGYGLLANHSLVMANYISRANAGLIDLRQLLSQG comes from the coding sequence ATGCTGGATTGGAAGAACCGAACTGCCGGAGCGTCTGATGGCGCGGCAGGTACCGCCAACACATCGCCGAGCAAATCCACTGGAGGCTGGGCTGTGCGCCTGGTCGGTGGCCTACTGGGCCTGTACCTGCTGTTGGCGTTAGTGATTGGCTGGTACTGGAGTCAGGAGCCGGCACAATTCTCCGTGCAAGAGCGCGCCGAGGCGGCTTCCCAGGCACGCGGGCACAAGCTGGTGAATGGCTACACCACCGGCGAGACTCTTAAGCAGGTGGCTAACACCTTGCTCAAGAAGCCGGGTGGCTACCTGTCTAACGATCTCGCGCCGCCTGGTCTGTGGCTCGACAATATGCCGAGCTGGGAGTTTGGCGTGCTGGTGCAGGTGCGCGACATGTCCCGTGCGCTGCGCAAAGACTTCACCCGTTCGCAGTCGCAATCCACCGAAGACCCGGATTTGGCCAAGGCCGAACCGCGCTTCCACTTCGACAACAAGAGCTGGGCACTGCCGGCTTCCGAGGCTGAGTATGCCGAGGGTATCAAGTCACTTGACCGGTACCTTGAGCGCCTGAGCGACCCGAGTAAAGGCAATGCGCAGTTCTACACCCGTGCCGATAACCTCAACAACTGGTTGGGTGATGCGGCGACCCGTCTGGGCTCGTTGTCACAGCGTCTCTCGGCCAGTGTTGGACGGGTACGCTTGAATACCAACGAGGTCGATCCAGTCCTGGCTGACGGTATGGTGCAGGCCGATTTTGTCGAAGGGGTGGACTACGAAACGCCGTGGTTGCAGATCGACAATGTGTTCTATGAGGCCCGCGGCCAGGCTTGGGCGCTGGCGCATCTGCTGCGTGCGATTGAGGTGGACTTTGCGGATGTGTTGGCCAAGAAAAATGCCACCGTTAGCGTGCGCCAGATCATTCGCGAGCTAGAGGCCGCGCAGGAACCCCTGTGGAGTCCGATGATCCTCAACGGCAGCGGTTATGGCTTGTTGGCTAACCACTCGCTGGTGATGGCCAACTACATCTCACGGGCCAATGCGGGGTTGATCGACCTGCGTCAGCTGCTGTCGCAAGGCTGA
- a CDS encoding translation initiation factor Sui1, with protein sequence MVKKASSLSALSGLVYSTDSGRHCPDCSQPVDACICKQTQIPEGDGIARVRRETKGRGGKTVTSISGVPLAEEPLKELVAKLKKRCGCGGSLKDGVIEIQGDHVELLIAELIKHGFKAKKSGG encoded by the coding sequence GTGGTCAAGAAAGCTTCGTCACTGTCCGCCTTGAGCGGCTTGGTGTATTCCACCGACAGCGGCCGGCATTGCCCGGACTGCAGTCAGCCAGTGGACGCCTGCATTTGCAAACAGACCCAGATCCCCGAAGGTGATGGCATCGCCCGTGTGCGCCGTGAGACCAAAGGGCGCGGCGGCAAGACGGTGACCAGCATCAGCGGTGTACCCTTGGCCGAAGAGCCGCTCAAGGAGCTTGTGGCTAAGCTTAAGAAGCGCTGCGGTTGCGGCGGTTCGCTGAAAGACGGTGTGATCGAAATTCAGGGCGACCATGTCGAGCTGCTGATCGCCGAGTTGATCAAGCACGGTTTTAAAGCCAAGAAGTCCGGCGGCTGA
- the accC gene encoding acetyl-CoA carboxylase biotin carboxylase subunit, which produces MLEKVLIANRGEIALRILRACKELGIKTVAVHSTADRELMHLGLADESVCIGPASGALSYLQIPAIIAAAEVTGATAIHPGYGFLAENADFAEQVEKSGFAFVGPTAETIRLMGDKVSAKDAMKRAGVPVVPGSDGPLPEDEETALQIARDVGYPVIIKAAGGGGGRGMRVVFKEEDLIKSAKLTRSEAGSVFGNPMVYLEKFLGNPRHVEVQVLSDGQGNAIHLGDRDCSLQRRHQKVLEEAPAPGIDEKARAEVLQRCVDACIEIGYRGAGTFEFLYEDGHFYFIEMNTRVQVEHPVSEMVTGIDIVKEMLSIAAGNKLSFKQSDVVIRGHSLECRINAEDPDNFMPCPGKVKHFHAPGGNGVRVDSHLYSGYTVPPHYDSLIGKIITYGATRDEAMARMRNALDEIVVDGIKTNVPLHRMLVRDKGFCKGGVNIHYLEKKLGMDKH; this is translated from the coding sequence ATGTTGGAAAAAGTTCTGATCGCCAACCGCGGCGAGATTGCCTTGCGCATCTTGCGCGCCTGTAAAGAGCTGGGCATCAAGACTGTCGCGGTGCACTCCACCGCCGACCGCGAACTGATGCACTTGGGCCTGGCTGACGAATCCGTCTGCATTGGCCCCGCCTCTGGCGCGCTTTCTTACCTGCAGATTCCGGCGATTATCGCCGCTGCCGAGGTGACCGGTGCAACCGCCATTCACCCTGGTTATGGCTTCCTTGCAGAAAACGCCGACTTCGCCGAACAGGTGGAAAAATCCGGTTTCGCCTTTGTCGGTCCAACTGCCGAAACCATCCGCCTGATGGGCGACAAGGTCTCCGCTAAAGACGCCATGAAACGCGCCGGCGTGCCGGTCGTGCCTGGCTCCGACGGCCCGCTGCCGGAAGACGAAGAGACTGCCCTACAAATTGCCCGCGACGTCGGTTACCCGGTCATCATCAAGGCCGCTGGCGGCGGCGGTGGCCGCGGCATGCGCGTGGTGTTCAAAGAAGAAGACCTGATCAAATCGGCCAAGCTGACTCGCAGCGAAGCCGGCTCGGTGTTCGGCAACCCGATGGTCTACCTGGAAAAATTCCTCGGTAACCCCCGTCACGTCGAAGTCCAGGTTCTCTCCGACGGCCAGGGCAACGCCATCCACCTGGGTGACCGTGACTGCTCACTGCAGCGTCGCCACCAAAAGGTATTGGAAGAAGCACCAGCCCCGGGCATCGATGAAAAAGCTCGCGCCGAAGTGCTGCAACGCTGCGTCGATGCCTGCATCGAAATCGGTTATCGCGGCGCTGGCACCTTCGAGTTCCTCTACGAAGATGGTCATTTCTACTTTATCGAGATGAACACCCGCGTACAGGTTGAGCATCCGGTTTCGGAAATGGTCACCGGCATCGACATCGTCAAGGAGATGCTCAGCATCGCCGCTGGCAACAAGCTGTCGTTCAAGCAGAGTGACGTAGTGATTCGTGGCCATTCGCTGGAATGCCGCATCAACGCCGAAGACCCGGACAACTTCATGCCCTGCCCCGGCAAGGTGAAGCACTTCCATGCTCCAGGCGGTAATGGCGTACGTGTCGACTCGCACCTGTACAGCGGCTACACCGTGCCACCGCACTACGACTCGCTGATCGGCAAGATCATCACCTACGGCGCCACCCGCGACGAGGCCATGGCCCGTATGCGCAACGCCCTGGACGAGATCGTGGTCGACGGCATCAAAACCAACGTGCCGCTGCACCGCATGCTGGTCCGCGACAAAGGCTTCTGCAAAGGCGGTGTAAACATCCATTACCTAGAGAAAAAGCTAGGCATGGATAAGCACTAA
- the accB gene encoding acetyl-CoA carboxylase biotin carboxyl carrier protein — protein sequence MDIRKVKKLIELLEESGIDELEIREGEESVRISRHSKQPAFMQQPMYAPAPAPAPAPAAPAAAPVAAEAAAPAAAKLNGTVVRSPMVGTFYRASGPTSGNFVEVGSSVKKGDILCIVEAMKMMNHIEAETSGVIESILGENGQPVEYDQPLFTIV from the coding sequence ATGGATATTCGTAAAGTCAAAAAACTGATCGAGCTGCTGGAAGAATCCGGTATCGACGAGCTGGAGATTCGCGAAGGCGAAGAATCCGTGCGCATCAGTCGTCACAGCAAGCAACCGGCCTTTATGCAACAGCCGATGTACGCCCCAGCGCCAGCACCAGCACCAGCACCAGCAGCCCCCGCTGCCGCTCCGGTCGCAGCTGAAGCAGCCGCTCCGGCTGCAGCCAAGCTGAACGGCACCGTGGTGCGTTCGCCGATGGTCGGCACCTTCTACCGCGCCTCTGGGCCAACGTCGGGCAACTTCGTCGAAGTGGGTTCGAGCGTGAAAAAGGGCGACATCCTCTGCATCGTTGAAGCGATGAAAATGATGAACCACATCGAGGCTGAAACTAGCGGCGTGATCGAATCCATCCTGGGCGAGAACGGCCAGCCGGTGGAATACGACCAGCCTCTGTTCACCATCGTTTGA
- a CDS encoding DUF3426 domain-containing protein, whose translation MTQSFVTQCPHCRTSFRVSLTQLGAAHGAVRCGACLHVFNAAQQLREQGQQLPASPAAQAATPLPSKPPAAPTPQPVAPSVAPAVSVAPLSSKTGSDTLWIHDDLDLDGLDLDEELAKLEAQEQQLSKQFLAIDSAPHYNESFLTAQPVEHDPHDERWAEALLQDEQPKPSSHLTLQDAPPAIAQITASAIPAQSPVEPAAAELTPAAPLAAQPPYNLRANDRRVAPPAPEIEHIELHATHKPFTAQRDDDESAALAKPAAPKKAPRSEPELRDEHLFELDDEPLQLDWQQPQKPWGRWIGWGLLNLIGASALAGQYVIYHFNELARQDQYRPWFEQLCPAIGCQLPSKVDITQIKSSNLVVRSHPEFSGALVVDAILYNRAAFSQPFPLLEMRFADINGQLLASRRFKPSEYLAGELAGNAEMPPQTPIHISLDILDPGNQAVNYSLSFHSPE comes from the coding sequence ATGACCCAGAGTTTCGTCACCCAGTGCCCCCATTGCCGCACCAGCTTTCGCGTGAGCCTCACGCAGCTGGGCGCTGCCCATGGTGCTGTGCGCTGCGGGGCCTGCCTGCATGTGTTTAATGCCGCGCAGCAGTTGCGCGAACAAGGCCAACAATTGCCCGCCAGCCCTGCGGCGCAGGCAGCAACGCCACTGCCCAGCAAACCGCCTGCAGCGCCAACACCCCAGCCAGTAGCGCCGAGTGTCGCGCCGGCAGTATCAGTCGCGCCGCTTAGCAGCAAAACCGGCAGCGACACTTTGTGGATTCATGACGACCTGGACCTCGACGGCCTCGACCTGGACGAAGAGCTGGCTAAGCTGGAAGCCCAGGAACAGCAGCTGTCCAAGCAGTTTCTGGCGATTGATAGCGCACCCCACTACAACGAAAGCTTTCTGACCGCGCAACCCGTCGAGCATGACCCCCATGACGAGCGCTGGGCTGAAGCCCTGCTGCAGGATGAACAGCCCAAACCGTCCAGCCACCTGACATTGCAGGACGCGCCTCCAGCAATCGCGCAAATCACCGCCTCTGCGATACCGGCGCAGTCGCCTGTAGAACCTGCAGCCGCGGAGCTGACGCCAGCAGCCCCGCTCGCAGCGCAACCGCCTTACAACCTTCGCGCTAACGACCGCCGCGTCGCGCCGCCAGCGCCTGAAATCGAACACATTGAGCTGCACGCCACGCACAAACCTTTCACTGCACAGCGTGACGATGATGAAAGCGCGGCCCTGGCTAAGCCGGCCGCGCCGAAGAAGGCACCACGCAGCGAACCCGAACTGCGTGACGAGCACCTGTTTGAGCTGGATGACGAGCCACTGCAGCTGGACTGGCAACAACCGCAAAAACCTTGGGGCCGCTGGATCGGCTGGGGCCTGCTGAACCTAATCGGGGCCAGCGCCTTGGCTGGACAGTACGTGATTTACCACTTCAACGAGCTGGCGCGCCAAGACCAATATCGTCCTTGGTTCGAGCAACTGTGCCCGGCAATCGGCTGCCAACTGCCGTCCAAGGTCGATATCACCCAGATCAAGAGCAGCAATCTGGTGGTGCGCAGCCACCCAGAATTCAGTGGCGCACTGGTAGTCGACGCCATCCTCTACAACCGCGCAGCGTTCTCCCAGCCCTTCCCGCTGCTGGAAATGCGCTTTGCCGATATCAACGGCCAGCTACTGGCCAGCCGCCGCTTCAAACCCAGCGAATACCTAGCAGGCGAGCTGGCCGGCAATGCGGAAATGCCGCCACAAACACCCATTCATATCTCCCTGGACATCCTCGACCCAGGCAACCAGGCGGTGAACTACAGCCTGAGCTTCCACTCGCCGGAATAG
- the aroQ gene encoding type II 3-dehydroquinate dehydratase, with amino-acid sequence MATLLVLHGPNLNLLGTREPGVYGAVTLEQINLDLERRAREAGHHLLYLQSNAEYELIERIHAAQSEGVDFILINPAAFTHTSVALRDALLAVSIPFIEVHLSNVHKREAFRHHSYFSDVAVGVICGLGASGYRLALEAALEQLELKRP; translated from the coding sequence ATGGCGACCTTGTTGGTATTGCACGGCCCCAACCTCAACTTGCTCGGCACCCGCGAGCCAGGGGTCTATGGCGCCGTCACCCTGGAGCAGATCAACCTTGATCTCGAACGCCGCGCCCGCGAGGCCGGCCACCACCTGCTGTACCTGCAGAGCAACGCAGAATACGAGCTGATCGAACGGATTCACGCCGCCCAGAGCGAAGGTGTCGACTTTATTCTGATCAATCCTGCCGCTTTTACTCACACCAGCGTCGCATTACGTGACGCATTGCTGGCGGTGAGCATCCCATTCATCGAAGTGCATTTGTCCAACGTGCACAAACGCGAAGCTTTCCGCCATCACTCCTACTTTTCAGATGTAGCTGTAGGCGTGATCTGCGGCCTTGGCGCCAGTGGTTACCGACTGGCCCTGGAGGCTGCACTCGAACAACTTGAACTTAAGCGCCCCTGA
- a CDS encoding diguanylate cyclase codes for MIEQEDPSRDRLKQHFAQRVINQARQVLEVWQRLQRSEWNETGMGELREATQLLQRYAERFDQADHSQLAGEINSCLQLVADNRGRLNSELISQLNQLLQRLSRTGLRHGDRFEQTVLPPLRKPIYLALQHMERAEQLVQRLEFFGMTAIALDSANAFRNAMLERHPAAILMEVDFSGPGCGLLLAKSVQEGLEHPIPLLFFSPEDTDTMTRLSAVRAGGQEFFTGSLDASNLFERIEVLTHVSQYEPYKVLIIDDSRAQATHTERVLNSAGIVTRTLIEPIQAMSHLADFQPDLIILDMYMPECDGPELAQVIRHNDRYVSVPIIYLSAEDDLDKQLDAMSEGGDDFLTKPIKPRHLIATVRNRAARARNLKARMVRDSLTGLYNHTHTLQLLEDARFRAERDGQPLSFAMIDIDFFKKVNDTYGHPMGDRVIKSLALFLKQRLRKSDHIGRYGGEEFAVVMPDTDAESAYRVLDEIRQRFAEIQYSAQPNDLSCTFSCGIAQLAPKLDGKLLSQQADLALYVAKHGGRNQVAIYQGD; via the coding sequence ATGATCGAGCAAGAAGACCCCAGCCGCGACCGCCTCAAGCAGCACTTCGCCCAGCGCGTGATCAATCAGGCACGCCAGGTCTTGGAGGTTTGGCAGCGCCTGCAGCGCAGCGAATGGAACGAAACCGGGATGGGCGAACTGCGCGAAGCGACGCAGCTGCTGCAGCGCTATGCCGAACGCTTTGATCAGGCCGACCACAGCCAGCTGGCAGGCGAGATCAATAGCTGCCTGCAACTGGTGGCAGACAACCGCGGCCGCCTCAACAGCGAACTGATCAGCCAGCTTAACCAGCTCCTGCAGCGCCTATCACGCACCGGCTTACGCCACGGCGATCGCTTTGAGCAAACCGTGCTGCCACCCTTGCGCAAACCGATATACCTGGCTCTGCAGCATATGGAGCGCGCCGAGCAACTGGTGCAGCGGCTGGAGTTTTTCGGCATGACCGCCATCGCACTGGACAGCGCCAACGCATTTCGCAACGCCATGCTTGAACGCCACCCGGCCGCGATCCTGATGGAAGTCGATTTCTCTGGCCCAGGGTGCGGCCTGCTCCTCGCCAAGAGCGTACAAGAAGGTCTTGAGCACCCGATTCCGCTGCTGTTCTTCAGCCCGGAAGACACCGACACCATGACCCGCCTATCTGCCGTGCGTGCTGGCGGCCAGGAGTTCTTCACCGGCAGCCTGGACGCCTCGAACCTGTTCGAGCGCATCGAGGTGCTGACCCACGTTTCGCAGTACGAGCCCTATAAGGTGCTGATCATCGACGACTCGCGGGCTCAAGCCACGCACACCGAGCGCGTACTCAACAGCGCCGGTATCGTCACTCGTACGCTTATCGAGCCCATCCAGGCCATGAGCCACCTGGCCGACTTTCAGCCAGACCTGATCATCCTCGACATGTACATGCCCGAGTGCGACGGCCCCGAGTTGGCCCAGGTGATCCGCCACAACGACCGTTATGTCAGCGTACCGATCATCTACCTGTCGGCCGAAGATGATCTGGACAAACAACTCGATGCGATGAGTGAAGGCGGCGACGACTTCCTGACCAAACCAATCAAACCGCGCCATCTAATTGCCACGGTACGTAACCGTGCAGCCCGCGCACGCAACCTCAAGGCACGCATGGTGCGCGACAGCCTAACCGGCCTGTACAACCACACCCACACCTTGCAGCTGCTTGAAGATGCACGCTTTCGCGCCGAGCGTGACGGTCAACCGCTGAGCTTTGCGATGATCGACATCGACTTCTTCAAGAAGGTTAACGACACCTACGGCCACCCCATGGGCGACCGGGTGATCAAGAGTTTGGCGCTGTTTCTCAAACAGCGCCTGCGCAAGAGCGACCATATCGGCCGTTACGGTGGTGAAGAGTTCGCCGTAGTAATGCCCGACACAGACGCCGAATCGGCTTACCGAGTGCTTGATGAGATTCGTCAGCGTTTCGCGGAAATCCAGTACTCGGCGCAGCCGAATGACCTGTCCTGCACCTTCAGCTGCGGCATCGCTCAGTTGGCGCCAAAGCTGGACGGCAAACTGCTCTCGCAACAGGCCGATCTGGCGCTATATGTGGCCAAACACGGCGGGCGTAATCAGGTGGCGATCTATCAGGGCGACTGA